AGCATGTCACAGCTCCGCCGGTTTCGCTGACAAGCTGCCATGTATACAGCGTTCGTCCGGCAACCCGATTGGCCAGCCGCAAGGGTTCGATCGCGGCGGCGAAGGCGATCAGGGTAAAGCGGTCTAGCAACAAGAACGCCACATGGGCTGGGCTGGTCTGGCTGGAAGGCTGGGACATGCTGGACGATCACTGAAGTCGCGGAGTTGCGCGACACAATCAGGTTTCATTTTCTCGCGCAAGGGCAAACGCATTTGCAAGCGGGGGATGGCTTTTGTATAGGGGCGGCAGGCGTGACGTGGTTGCGCAATCAGTTTCCCGGAGGGCATGATGACACAAGACTGGACAAAATCCTCATGGCGGCAAAAACCGCGCATCCAGATGCCCGACTATCCCGATGCAAACGCACTGGCGCAGGTCGAGGCGCGATTGGCCAGCTACCCGCCGCTGGTCTTTGCCGGTGAAGCGCGCGCGCTGAAACGCAAACTGGGCGCGGCCGCACGCGGCGAGGCGTTCTTGCTGCAAGGCGGCGATTGCGCCGAAAGCTTTGCCGAATTCAACGCCGACAGCATCCGCGACACGTTCAAGGTGCTGTTGCAGATGGCGATTGTGCTGACCTATGGTGCCAAGGTGCCGGTGGTGAAAGTGGGGCGCATGGCGGGCCAATTTGCCAAGCCGCGCTCTGCACCGATGGAAACCGTGGGTGGGGTAGAATTGCCCAGCTACCGGGGCGACATCATCAACGGGTTCGATTTCACGCCAGAGGCGCGCATTCCCGACCCCAGCCGCATGTTGCAAGCCTACACCCAAGCGGCAGCCAGCCTGAACCTGCTGCGCGCGTTTTCAACCGGCGGCTATGCCGATATGCACCGCGTGCATTCCTGGACGCTGGGCTTTGCCGAGGGCGACAAGGCCGAACGCTACCGCGAGATGACCGCACGCATTTCGGATACGCTGGATTTTCTGACGGCTGCCGGGATCACGTCGGAAACCAGCCGCGATCTGGCCACGGTGGATTTCTACACCAGCCACGAAGCGTTGTTGCTGGAATATGAAGAAGCGCTGTGCCGCGTGGATTCGACCAGCGGGCAGAATATTGCCGGGTCCGGCCATCTGATCTGGATCGGCGACCGCACCCGCCAGCCCGATGGCGCGCATGTCGAATTCTGCCGCGGCGTGCAGAACCCGATTGGCCTGAAATGTGGTCCCTCGCTAAGCGCGGATGACCTGAAAGTGCTGCTGGCCAAGCTGAACCCGGAAAACGAGGCCGGGCGCCTGACCCTGATCGCGCGCTTTGGCGCGGGCCAAGTGGGCGACCACCTGCCGCGCCTGATAAAAGCGGTGCAGGAAGAAGGCGCGAATGTGCTTTGGACCTGCGATCCGATGCATGGCAATGTCATCAAATCCTCGACCGGGTATAAAACCCGGCCCTTCGATTCCATCCTGCGCGAGGTGCGTGAATTCTTCGCCGTTCACAACGCCGAAGGCACCATTCCCGGCGGCGTGCATTTCGAGATGACGGGCAAGGATGTGACCGAATGCACCGGTGGGCTGCACGCTGTCAGCGACGAAGACCTGTCGCAGCGCTACCATACCGCCTGTGACCCGCGCCTGAATGCCAGCCAGTCTTTGGAACTGGCTTTCTTGGTGGCGGAAGAATTGCTGGGCCGCCGCGAGGCACTGGCCGCGGCCATGTAACCACGCGGCATAGCAAAACAGGGCCGGGCGGCGCAGGCCGACCCGGCCCTGTTTACTGCTTGCCCCCGATGATAAGCCGCAGCTTGGGCGCGCTGTCCTCTGTTGCGGGCGCAGCAATGGCGGTGGAAAACCGGCGCGGACGCCGCCCGATCTGGCCACGCCGCTCTAGCACGCCCAGAACATGGGTGATCCGCCCGTCATCCCCGGTCAGCGGCATCAGGGCCAATTGCGCCGTCATCTCTGGCTGGCCGAAACCCGGTTCGGCCTGCAAGGATAGGGTGGCGCGCACCCCGCGCCCGACTTGTTCCAGCGCGGTCATGATATCCGCGCGCGCCGCTGTCCCGAACAGCGTTGTCAGCGGCATTCCGCGCAGGTCCATGCCCATGACATCTTCCACCCCATGCCCGCACAGCCGGATTCGCGCCACGCGCGCGCTGACAAATTCCGCAAGGAACACATGCGGCAAGGCTTCGGCAAAGGCGCTTGGGCTGAGCGCCCCGCGCGCAGGCAGCGCATGGCGCGTGCGCAAACTTGCCCAATGGCCGCAGACCTTGGCAATCAAAGGGAAGTCGCCTTCGGTTTCTGGCCGGCGTGGGAAGATGGTGTCACTCATGGTCGGTCTCTTTACGCAAATGGTGCCGGGCACCGGGTTTCATCATTGGGCAAGATCGCTTAACGCGACCTTAATAGTCCAAATTTTGTCCATTTTCTGCCACAATCTTGGCAAAGGGTTAATTGCTCCCGTCGCGGGCGCGACACGCCGATGCTGAATGCTGTGACCGGTTTTACCTCACTAGCCAAAGACCGCCAAATCTTCGGGCAGGGCTGGCGTTCGGAAATGGCAATGTGCGTGGCCCATGGCAGGGCGCTGAAGCGGTTGCGGACTTTGCCAGAAGCCTATGGTTTCATTGAAAAATAACACCATAATCAGCCTTTGGGACGCATTGCGCGGGGCGTTGGTCCCGGTCTTCGCGGCCGCGTGTTGACCCGCGCTCTGGGCATCTTTGCGGCGGATTGTGCTGCGCGCCAAACTCTGTCCAAGCCCGCTGCTCGGGGGCAGCATTATGCGGCCCCAACCGGCCTGATCGCGCGCGCGACACCCACGCTGGTGGTTCCAAAATCGCGCAGCATGCACCGCCACGGCCATGATTCTGCCACGATTGGCCGGGCAGATTTGGGCAAGCACCTGCCCGCAGGTTGCTGTCCGCAGACTTGACCCTGTGGTGTCGGAATTCGACCACAAGCCCAACACCCTCTGCGCCAAGGCCCGGTATATGGAGTTGACGCGCCTTGGTCTGGCGTTGAAAAGCGTCTCCGAGCAGATGCGCAAGCAAGTTCAGAACCTGGAGTGAATGCATGATCCGACGCGGGCTTCTTATTATCCTGTCATCGCCGTCGGGTGCGGGTAAATCCACCTTGGCCAAACGGCTGATGGCGTGGGATGACAGCTTGCGGTTTTCCGTATCCGCGACCACCCGCCCCCCGCGTGCGGGAGAGGTGGACGGGCGCGAGTATTATTTCCGCAGCCATGACGAATTCGCCGCCATGGTCGCGGCCGGAGAGATGCTGGAACATGCAGAGGTGTTCGGTAATTTCTACGGCTCGCCCAAGGGGCCGGTGGTCGCGGCGATGGAAGCGGGGCGCGATACGCTTTTCGACATCGACTGGCAGGGCGGGCAGCAGGTGCGCAATTCCAGCCTTGGCAAGGATGTGATCTCAATCTTTATCTTGCCGCCCTCGATTACCGAACTGGACCGCCGCTTGCGCAGTCGCGGGCAGGATAGTGACGCGGTCATCGACGACCGGATGCGCAAATCCCGTGATGAGATAAGCCATTGGGCCGAATATGATTATGTTTTGGTCAACGAGGATCTGGACGCCACCGAAGCAAGCCTGCGAAGCATTATCGAGGGTGAGCGCCTGCGCCGCGACCGCCAACCCGGCCTGAACGAGTTCGTGCGCGGCCTAAACGCCGAATTCGATCGCAACCGTGGATAAGGTGGCCTCTTAATTTTTAGACAATATTTTTTGGGTAGTTTAGTTCCATGTGTTGGGGTCAGGGGCGGTTCGCATGATCGTTTTGCATCTTATTGTTGCCGTGGTGTTTGCCTTAGCCGGCTTGGCCTACGGGCTATTGCTTGGCATGTCGGCGGGTCATATCGGCGTGCTGTATGGCCTGTGCGGGGCATTTGGCCTGTTCCTGTCCATTGCTCTTCAACTGGCGCGCAGCGATATGTCGGTTTGGGCGCGTAAATCGGCGCAACGCGGGTAGCTTACCCCTTGCTGCCTGTGCTGTTGTCGTAGCATTGCGCAGGGGCAAAGGGCAGGCGGGCATATGAACAAAGCAGCACATCGGGACGCAGCGGCCAAACGTCGGGCCGTGGCGCATGTTGCGGGCGGTGCACAGGCAGCGCAGCGCGCCTGCGCGGTGATTTCTGACATCTTGGTGGCCCGCTTCGGCGCGCAACTGGGGCAGGTGGTGCTGGCGGGCTACATGCCGATGCGGTCCGAAATCTCGCCCCTGCCGGCAATGCTGGCGCACCCCGGCCCGGTCTGTGTGCCGGTTATCACAGCACGCGCAACCCCGCTGGAGTTTCATCGCTGGAGCGCACAGACCCCCATGCAGCGTGGCCAATTCGGTGCCGATATACCTGTTACCGCTGATCTGCTGGTGCCGGATGTGCTGATCGCGCCGCTGCTGGCCTATGACCCGCGCGGCTACCGCTTGGGCTATGGCGGCGGGTTTTATGACCGCACCCTCGCGCAGTTGCGCGCGCGCGGCCCTGTTTTGGCCATCGGGCTGGCCTATGGCGCGCAGTCCCAGCCAGAGGTTCCGATCGAGCAGACGGATGAACCGCTTGACTTGATCGCGACCGAGGAAGGGCTGGTGACAGTGCCGGGGCGTGCCGAGCCGGGCAGCTTGTGTTGAGGCTTGGGGCGCACAGAACCTGCCCCGGGGCTTGGGGCG
This genomic window from Roseibaca calidilacus contains:
- a CDS encoding class II 3-deoxy-7-phosphoheptulonate synthase, which translates into the protein MTQDWTKSSWRQKPRIQMPDYPDANALAQVEARLASYPPLVFAGEARALKRKLGAAARGEAFLLQGGDCAESFAEFNADSIRDTFKVLLQMAIVLTYGAKVPVVKVGRMAGQFAKPRSAPMETVGGVELPSYRGDIINGFDFTPEARIPDPSRMLQAYTQAAASLNLLRAFSTGGYADMHRVHSWTLGFAEGDKAERYREMTARISDTLDFLTAAGITSETSRDLATVDFYTSHEALLLEYEEALCRVDSTSGQNIAGSGHLIWIGDRTRQPDGAHVEFCRGVQNPIGLKCGPSLSADDLKVLLAKLNPENEAGRLTLIARFGAGQVGDHLPRLIKAVQEEGANVLWTCDPMHGNVIKSSTGYKTRPFDSILREVREFFAVHNAEGTIPGGVHFEMTGKDVTECTGGLHAVSDEDLSQRYHTACDPRLNASQSLELAFLVAEELLGRREALAAAM
- a CDS encoding endoribonuclease YicC domain-containing protein, with the translated sequence MILPRLAGQIWASTCPQVAVRRLDPVVSEFDHKPNTLCAKARYMELTRLGLALKSVSEQMRKQVQNLE
- the gmk gene encoding guanylate kinase; translated protein: MIRRGLLIILSSPSGAGKSTLAKRLMAWDDSLRFSVSATTRPPRAGEVDGREYYFRSHDEFAAMVAAGEMLEHAEVFGNFYGSPKGPVVAAMEAGRDTLFDIDWQGGQQVRNSSLGKDVISIFILPPSITELDRRLRSRGQDSDAVIDDRMRKSRDEISHWAEYDYVLVNEDLDATEASLRSIIEGERLRRDRQPGLNEFVRGLNAEFDRNRG
- a CDS encoding 5-formyltetrahydrofolate cyclo-ligase, which codes for MNKAAHRDAAAKRRAVAHVAGGAQAAQRACAVISDILVARFGAQLGQVVLAGYMPMRSEISPLPAMLAHPGPVCVPVITARATPLEFHRWSAQTPMQRGQFGADIPVTADLLVPDVLIAPLLAYDPRGYRLGYGGGFYDRTLAQLRARGPVLAIGLAYGAQSQPEVPIEQTDEPLDLIATEEGLVTVPGRAEPGSLC
- a CDS encoding PAS domain-containing protein, with product MSDTIFPRRPETEGDFPLIAKVCGHWASLRTRHALPARGALSPSAFAEALPHVFLAEFVSARVARIRLCGHGVEDVMGMDLRGMPLTTLFGTAARADIMTALEQVGRGVRATLSLQAEPGFGQPEMTAQLALMPLTGDDGRITHVLGVLERRGQIGRRPRRFSTAIAAPATEDSAPKLRLIIGGKQ